In the genome of Kitasatospora cathayae, one region contains:
- a CDS encoding YbhB/YbcL family Raf kinase inhibitor-like protein, whose amino-acid sequence MSVRPPLPYEFLPQVPSFELTSRDITEGGTLGREFIHGGGNLSPQLAWSGLPEGTRSIAVTCYDPDAPTGSGWWHWLALNLPADTAGLPRGAGSSDDDLPGAASFHGRNDFPGNKYDGAAPPPGAPHRYVFAVHALDVEKLDVTADTPPAQVGFHITFHTLGRALLTAEYGV is encoded by the coding sequence ATGAGTGTTCGTCCGCCGCTGCCGTACGAGTTCCTGCCGCAGGTGCCGTCCTTCGAGCTGACCAGCCGGGACATCACCGAAGGCGGCACGCTGGGCCGGGAGTTCATCCACGGCGGCGGCAACCTCTCGCCGCAGCTGGCCTGGTCGGGGCTGCCGGAGGGCACCCGGAGCATCGCCGTCACCTGCTACGACCCGGACGCGCCGACCGGCTCCGGCTGGTGGCACTGGCTGGCCCTCAACCTGCCCGCCGACACCGCCGGACTGCCGCGCGGCGCCGGCTCCTCGGACGACGACCTGCCGGGCGCGGCCTCCTTCCACGGGCGCAACGACTTCCCGGGCAACAAGTACGACGGCGCCGCCCCGCCGCCCGGCGCCCCGCACCGGTACGTGTTCGCGGTGCACGCGCTGGACGTGGAGAAGCTGGACGTCACCGCCGACACCCCGCCGGCCCAGGTCGGCTTCCACATCACCTTCCACACCCTGGGGCGGGCGCTGCTGACGGCGGAGTACGGGGTCTGA
- a CDS encoding rhomboid family intramembrane serine protease has translation MASKLARLLSDSRRALLTMLGIQAVIWSVQVVNWLDDYDLSKEFGLRPERVDDLPEMFTMPFLHFSWDHIVANSWPLFVLGFLAAYRGMRKFLLASLVITVSGGLTVWLLESPNTVTAGASGMVYGYLGYVVLRGVLDRNVLDAVVGIGVAAVYWTILIGVLPVVHGVSWLGHLGGLIGGLAAAVLLRNQAKPKPVPVATDPNSPNAALLKELDDLGL, from the coding sequence ATGGCCTCGAAACTCGCCCGGTTGCTCTCGGACTCCCGCCGCGCCCTGCTCACCATGCTCGGGATCCAGGCCGTCATCTGGTCCGTGCAGGTGGTGAACTGGCTGGACGACTACGACCTGTCCAAGGAGTTCGGCCTGCGTCCGGAGCGGGTGGACGACCTGCCCGAGATGTTCACCATGCCGTTCCTGCACTTCAGTTGGGACCACATCGTGGCCAACTCCTGGCCGCTGTTCGTGCTCGGCTTCCTGGCCGCCTACCGGGGCATGCGGAAGTTCCTGCTGGCCAGTCTGGTGATCACGGTGTCCGGCGGGCTCACGGTCTGGCTGCTGGAGAGCCCGAACACCGTGACGGCCGGAGCGAGCGGCATGGTCTACGGCTACCTCGGCTACGTGGTGCTGCGCGGGGTCCTGGACCGCAACGTGCTGGACGCGGTCGTCGGCATCGGCGTCGCCGCGGTCTACTGGACGATCCTGATCGGGGTGCTGCCGGTCGTCCACGGGGTCAGTTGGCTGGGCCACCTCGGCGGGCTGATCGGCGGACTGGCCGCCGCCGTCCTGCTCCGCAACCAGGCGAAGCCGAAGCCCGTCCCCGTCGCCACCGATCCGAACAGCCCCAACGCCGCCCTACTCAAGGAGCTCGACGACCTGGGCCTCTGA
- a CDS encoding tRNA adenosine deaminase-associated protein: MILGVSLVAYFAAVLARTEDGWDVSETELDDVETLADLADLARGSAQDDDSVLIFIEQEDSWFAIVRVDGEDDPRIFVSDGAAAARSSYGSVLTDELVDQAGESEFGDLDHLLDEEAEAEEQDDEDADARGGVPVGPLGDAHLLTEFGLAADELLALSGEGAVPGDALEEIAEALGCGEVLEAVR, encoded by the coding sequence ATGATCTTGGGAGTGTCCCTGGTGGCGTACTTCGCTGCAGTGCTTGCTCGCACCGAGGACGGGTGGGATGTGAGCGAGACGGAGCTCGACGACGTCGAAACCCTGGCCGATCTGGCCGACCTGGCCCGCGGCTCCGCGCAGGACGACGACAGCGTCCTGATCTTCATCGAACAGGAGGACTCCTGGTTCGCCATCGTCCGGGTGGACGGCGAGGACGACCCGCGGATCTTCGTGTCGGACGGCGCCGCCGCCGCCCGCAGCTCCTACGGCTCCGTCCTCACCGACGAACTGGTCGACCAGGCCGGCGAGAGCGAGTTCGGCGACCTGGACCACCTCCTGGACGAGGAGGCGGAGGCCGAGGAGCAGGACGACGAGGACGCGGACGCCCGCGGCGGCGTCCCGGTCGGCCCGCTCGGCGACGCCCACCTGCTCACCGAGTTCGGCCTGGCCGCCGACGAGCTGCTCGCCCTCAGCGGCGAGGGCGCGGTGCCGGGCGACGCCCTGGAGGAGATCGCCGAGGCCCTGGGCTGCGGCGAGGTCCTGGAGGCGGTCCGGTAG
- the upp gene encoding uracil phosphoribosyltransferase, with translation MRLHVVDHPLVAHKLSTLRDERTDSPTFRRLTDELVTLLAYEATRDVRTDEVEITTPVAVTLGTRLSYPRPLVVPILRAGLGMLDGMTRLLPTAEVGFLGMVRNEETLEASTYATRMPDDLSGRQVYVLDPMLATGGTLVAAIRMLIERGATDVTAVVLLAAPEGVEVMQRELAGLPVTVVTAALDERLNENGYIVPGLGDAGDRLYGTAG, from the coding sequence ATGCGTCTCCACGTCGTCGACCACCCCCTGGTCGCCCACAAGCTCTCCACCCTGCGCGACGAGCGCACCGACTCGCCGACCTTCCGTCGCCTGACCGACGAGCTGGTGACCCTCCTCGCCTACGAGGCCACCCGGGACGTCCGCACCGACGAGGTGGAGATCACCACGCCCGTGGCGGTCACGCTCGGCACCCGGCTCAGCTACCCGCGACCGCTGGTCGTACCGATCCTGCGGGCCGGCCTCGGCATGCTGGACGGGATGACCCGCCTGCTGCCGACCGCCGAGGTGGGCTTCCTCGGCATGGTGCGCAACGAGGAGACCCTGGAGGCCTCCACGTACGCCACCCGGATGCCGGACGACCTCTCCGGCCGCCAGGTCTACGTGCTCGACCCGATGCTGGCCACCGGCGGCACCCTGGTCGCCGCGATCAGGATGCTGATCGAGCGCGGCGCCACCGACGTCACCGCCGTGGTGCTGCTGGCCGCGCCGGAGGGCGTCGAGGTGATGCAGCGCGAGCTGGCCGGCCTGCCGGTCACCGTGGTCACCGCCGCCCTGGACGAGCGACTGAACGAGAACGGCTACATCGTCCCCGGCCTGGGCGACGCGGGCGACCGGCTGTACGGCACGGCCGGCTGA
- a CDS encoding LytR C-terminal domain-containing protein codes for MLTPQGLKGKQYRITGNAYPRLGRPPKKSRKVIAALAALLALALIGLGGVQLYDIFRGKDRNASAQACADPSGKPLAAPTAGATPGSPAASGAPAAVVDPHAVPAPTAVTVNVYNATTKSGLAGRTADELKKRGFVIGKVGNAPAELDKKVPGTAQVIAGPSGAAAGTLVSSQIAGATVTADARTDASVDFVIGDSYNALLDETQAAAALALAIKPSPTPSTTGTC; via the coding sequence ATGTTGACTCCCCAAGGCCTCAAGGGGAAGCAGTACCGCATCACCGGCAACGCCTACCCGCGGCTGGGCCGGCCCCCGAAGAAGAGTCGCAAGGTGATCGCCGCGCTCGCGGCCCTGCTCGCCCTGGCCCTGATCGGCCTCGGCGGCGTGCAGCTGTACGACATCTTCCGCGGCAAGGACCGGAACGCCTCCGCGCAGGCCTGCGCCGACCCGTCCGGCAAGCCGCTGGCCGCCCCGACGGCGGGCGCCACGCCCGGCAGCCCCGCGGCCTCCGGCGCCCCCGCCGCCGTGGTGGACCCGCACGCCGTCCCCGCGCCCACGGCCGTCACGGTGAACGTCTACAACGCCACCACCAAGTCCGGCCTGGCCGGGCGGACCGCCGACGAGCTCAAGAAGCGCGGCTTCGTCATCGGCAAGGTCGGCAACGCGCCCGCCGAGCTGGACAAGAAGGTGCCCGGCACCGCCCAGGTGATCGCCGGCCCGAGCGGCGCCGCCGCCGGCACCCTGGTGAGCTCCCAGATCGCCGGGGCCACCGTCACCGCCGACGCCCGCACCGACGCCAGCGTGGACTTCGTGATCGGCGACAGCTACAACGCCCTGCTGGACGAGACCCAGGCGGCCGCCGCCCTCGCCCTGGCCATCAAGCCCTCCCCCACCCCGAGCACCACCGGCACCTGTTGA
- a CDS encoding type II toxin-antitoxin system VapB family antitoxin, translating to MIFKRIGNGRPYPDHGRTSTRQWADVAPRPVRLDQLVTTKGQLDLETLLAEDSTFYGDLFAHVVKWRGDLYLEDGLHRAVRAALQQRQVLHARVLEMD from the coding sequence GTGATCTTCAAGCGCATCGGCAATGGGCGGCCGTACCCGGATCACGGCCGGACGAGTACCCGCCAGTGGGCTGACGTCGCCCCGCGTCCGGTGCGGCTCGACCAGCTGGTGACCACCAAGGGCCAACTCGACCTGGAAACCCTGTTGGCCGAGGACTCGACCTTCTACGGGGACCTCTTCGCCCACGTGGTGAAGTGGCGCGGCGACCTCTACCTGGAGGACGGGCTGCACCGGGCCGTACGGGCCGCGCTGCAGCAGCGCCAGGTGCTGCACGCCCGTGTCCTCGAGATGGACTGA